A stretch of the Lolium perenne isolate Kyuss_39 chromosome 3, Kyuss_2.0, whole genome shotgun sequence genome encodes the following:
- the LOC127343990 gene encoding cysteine-rich receptor-like protein kinase 15 — MPTSPCLVLLLLTASFAASQAGIHCGSKEAASPAASSPSPSPATNGTMFADNLRTLLFALPDAAAPTGFASLSNGTGRNRVFVRGICRGDSSESQCLADLRSGTIDLIASCTAASRRATGFYDKCIVTYADINASTAGFSFEEDELSEILYDGRRVADPDNYEKTYYALMKRLVARAASGNGSASARTSMFATGEAEYNRSIPNGTMYGLVQCMRDLSASECGRCLQAAVPQLPTCCSGYQGGVVRSFNCHLRIQLYTYYDLALDAPPGAAAPSPPLSDEQRHRKRRSEHIILAVALAVGALLVLVVALVFVRQRRRRIEAHKEQSDNAADGLDCFSLQVLKAATSNFSIQNKLGEGGFGEVFKGELQGGKEIAVKRLSENSAQGFNELKNELVLANRLRHRNLVQLLGVCFQEKLLVYEYMPQGSLDSILFDPEKAHQLDWTRRTTIISGIARGLLYLHEESPLKIIHRDLKPSNVLLDLDMNPKISDFGLSRAFGGDQSIDITKRPVGTLGYMSPEYAYCGQVSAKSDMYSFGVIVLEIITGRRNNRSLEDAASRSLLSYVWEMWSTGSVEELVDPSLGGRYPESEALYCVQIGLLCVQENPSARPDASEVVLMLNTHSTSTALPAPSRPAFCFSQPGVVALAGGNPTSSYPSTLDGTTSSGQLPTPGFSENDVTISELQPR, encoded by the exons ATGCCGACATCGCCATGCCTGGTGCTTCTCCTCCTCACGGCCAGCTTCGCAGCTTCCCAAGCGGGGATACACTGCGGGTCGAAAGAGGCGGCATCCCCTGCTGCTTCTTCTCCCTCCCCATCACCTGCCACCAACGGTACCATGTTCGCCGACAACCTCCGGACGCTCCTCTTCGCCCTCCCCGACGCCGCGGCGCCCACGGGGTTCGCTTCCCTGTCCAACGGCACCGGCCGCAACCGCGTCTTCGTCCGCGGCATCTGCCGCGGCGACTCCTCGGAATCACAGTGCCTCGCTGACCTGCGGTCCGGgaccatcgacctcatcgccagcTGCACCGCCGCTAGCCGCCGCGCGACGGGGTTCTACGACAAGTGCATCGTCACCTACGCCGACATCAACGCCTCGACGGCCGGCTTcagcttcgaggaggatgagctgAGCGAGATTCTCTACGACGGCCGCAGAGTGGCCGACCCGGACAACTACGAGAAGACGTACTACGCGCTGATGAAGCGGCTGGTGGCGCGGGCTGCTAGCGGCAACGGCTctgcgtcggcgaggacgagcatGTTCGCTACCGGGGAGGCGGAGTACAACCGCAGCATCCCTAACGGAACCATGTACGGGCTGGTGCAGTGCATGAGGGACCTCAGCGCCTCCGAGTGCGGGCGGTGCCTGCAGGCGGCGGTGCCGCAGCTGCCGACGTGCTGCTCGGGGTATCAGGGAGGGGTCGTGCGAAGCTTCAACTGCCACCTGCGGATTCAATTGTACACTTACTACGACCTGGCGCTCGACGCGCCTCCGGGCGCCGCTGCACCGTCGCCGCCCTTGTCCGACGAACAAAGACACC GAAAGAGGAGATCAGAGCACATCATCCTTGCAGTCGCACTTGCAGTTGGAGCACTGCTCGTCCTAGTAGTCGCGCTTGTTTTTGTTCGTCAACGGAGGAGAAGGATCGAGGCGCACAAGGAGCAAAGTG ATAATGCAGCCGATGGCTTGGACTGTTTTAGTCTGCAAGTGTTAAAAGCTGCGACATCTAATTTTTCTATACAAAATAAACTCGGAGAGGGAGGATTCGGAGAAGTTTTTAAG GGCGAATTGCAGGGTGGAAAGGAAATAGCGGTGAAAAGGTTGTCAGAGAACTCCGCGCAAGGGTTCAATGAGCTGAAAAACGAGCTAGTGTTAGCCAACAGACTTAGGCACAGGAATCTGGTGCAGCTTCTGGGCGTTTGCTTCCAAGAGAAACTgctggtgtacgaatatatgcctCAAGGGAGCCTAGACTCGATCCTTTTTG ATCCTGAGAAGGCACATCAACTGGACTGGACGAGAAGGACCACGATCATCTCTGGGATTGCCCGAGGCCTGCTATATCTCCACGAGGAGTCTCCTCTGAAGATCATACACCGAGACCTGAAGCCAAGCAACGTCTTGCTGGACCTGGACATGAACCCCAAGATCTCAGACTTTGGTCTGTCTAGGGCTTTCGGTGGAGATCAATCGATCGACATAACGAAACGGCCTGTCGGTACGCT TGGGTACATGTCTCCGGAGTACGCTTACTGTGGCCAAGTCTCTGCCAAGTCGGACATGTATAGCTTCGGTGTCATAGTTCTAGAAATTATAACTGGTCGGAGGAACAACAGGTCACTCGAAGACGCTGCCTCAAGATCTCTGCTCAGCTAC GTATGGGAGATGTGGAGCACAGGGTCCGTGGAAGAGCTGGTGGATCCTTCCCTGGGCGGACGTTACCCTGAGAGCGAGGCGCTCTACTGCGTGCAGATCGGGCTACTGTGCGTCCAGGAGAATCCGAGCGCTAGGCCGGATGCGTCGGAGGTGGTCCTCATGCTCAACACCCACTCCACGTCTACGGCTTTGCCGGCTCCCTCGAGGCCGGCCTTCTGCTTCTCACAACCTGGTGTTGTTGCCTTGGCCGGAGGGAACCCGACGTCCAGTTACCCGAGCACCTTGGATGGGACGACAAGTAGCGGCCAGCTGCCTACCCCCGGTTTCTCGGAAAACGACGTGACAATCTCCGAGCTCCAGCCTAGGTAG